A genomic region of Brevinema andersonii contains the following coding sequences:
- a CDS encoding DUF1295 domain-containing protein — MSEGLFYNVTFSVFLLLPFIVFLGLVFGKVKAPYGRYTTPAWGPIIPAKLGWIIMEAPSSILFLVFFLLAPSLTPGQIALFFIWQFHYFYRSFIYPFLSQHSKGMAVVLMFSALIFQVFNTYFQARWIYKFAPPDFYGDGYLTSWQFILGLAIFLLGTFINRQSDTILRHLRSSSDNKSYKIPYGGLFRLVSCPNYLGEIIIWLGWAIMLKSWVGFAFFLWTVSNLVPRAMMNHQWYLERFPNYPKDRKVLIPHIF, encoded by the coding sequence ATGAGTGAAGGATTGTTTTATAATGTAACTTTTTCTGTCTTTCTTTTACTCCCTTTTATAGTTTTTTTAGGGTTGGTTTTTGGTAAAGTAAAAGCTCCTTATGGTCGTTATACAACTCCGGCATGGGGTCCTATCATTCCTGCTAAATTGGGATGGATCATTATGGAAGCACCGTCTTCTATTTTGTTTCTGGTGTTTTTTTTGCTGGCACCAAGTTTGACACCAGGACAGATAGCCCTTTTTTTTATTTGGCAATTTCATTATTTTTATCGAAGCTTTATTTATCCTTTTCTGTCGCAGCACAGTAAGGGAATGGCTGTAGTATTAATGTTTTCAGCGTTAATATTTCAAGTTTTTAATACATACTTCCAAGCTCGCTGGATCTATAAGTTTGCACCTCCTGATTTTTACGGAGATGGCTATTTGACGTCTTGGCAATTTATTTTGGGATTGGCAATATTTTTGTTGGGTACTTTTATCAATCGTCAGTCTGATACTATCTTAAGGCATTTACGTTCATCTTCGGATAATAAATCGTATAAAATTCCATATGGAGGCTTATTTCGCTTGGTTTCGTGTCCTAATTATCTTGGTGAAATTATTATTTGGTTAGGATGGGCTATAATGTTAAAATCTTGGGTTGGTTTTGCATTTTTCTTATGGACTGTTAGTAATCTTGTCCCTCGCGCGATGATGAATCATCAATGGTATCTGGAACGATTTCCTAATTATCCGAAAGATCGAAAAGTATTAATTCCCCATATTTTTTGA
- a CDS encoding glycosyltransferase has protein sequence MASQKNGAFLSDYFRWWVLREYGGIYLDADIEIVNGEKFNQVVEELEQGQHHSFMGFSGNGLPTYDWIAESVGSKKTLLYQCLCVVYMIIWDLYLIWISILLQLQIY, from the coding sequence ATGGCTTCTCAAAAAAACGGTGCATTTCTAAGCGATTATTTTCGTTGGTGGGTATTACGTGAATATGGAGGGATTTATTTAGATGCTGATATAGAAATAGTTAATGGAGAAAAATTTAATCAGGTAGTAGAAGAATTAGAACAAGGCCAACATCATAGTTTCATGGGATTTTCAGGTAATGGATTGCCCACATATGACTGGATTGCAGAATCTGTTGGCTCGAAAAAAACTCTCCTTTATCAGTGTTTGTGTGTAGTTTATATGATAATATGGGACCTTTATCTTATTTGGATAAGCATTCTATTACAGCTCCAAATTTATTAG